One Filimonas effusa genomic window carries:
- a CDS encoding DUF1266 domain-containing protein — MKSSLAQWWGISDNASAMETISWRSMKGTGPITIGYVLL, encoded by the coding sequence ATGAAGTCCAGCCTTGCCCAATGGTGGGGCATTTCCGACAACGCATCCGCTATGGAAACCATCAGCTGGCGCTCAATGAAGGGCACAGGGCCTATTACGATAGGCTACGTCCTATTATGA
- a CDS encoding TonB-dependent receptor codes for MNKLLLAVILALLSVAAGAQPCSLVLTGHVIDSDSKEKLTAATVVIRETGQQAFTDDNGDFVFTRLCAGNYMIEVRHVGCDTLHQPVRLTANAHIDLALPHMRHNLAGVVVAAQTTPAIAGFSQQLAGRSLEETRGLSLAQALSRINGVSMFSTGSTIAKPVIHGLHSNRILTINNGVRQEGQQWGNEHAPEIDTYLADKLTVIKGVDELKYGSDAIGGVILVDPRPLRRLPGWAGEWNTGYFSNYRGYVVSGIIEQQLENNPALAWRIQGTFKQNGNVATPGYRLNNTALKELNFSATAEWRKEHYHIQAYFSQFSTDLGLFTGSHTTSVTDLKTAIAQSKPNDVFLGEQTYAIQRPRQEVLHRLFKLSGAFTRNRHQFKATLAAQYNNRKEYDIVRDRQKTTPEVNLRILTLSEELAWEHPQTGNFKGTAGLSFMQQKNAYSGRYLIPNYFSYTTGAYWIEKWSRKKLGIEAGARFDYKNIDTKRIQYNQSEINHNFSFSTLAGSLNTHYAFTDNFKTNLNVSLSSRAPHVNELLVAGIHGGAGIYEIGDMNLKTEQSFNTSLGLSYTTPGKKFSTEVNIYYNHINNFIYTQPMANDSMVTITGTFPLFRYRQTNAILKGLDASVIWKLTKGFEWNSRLALLRARNTQISDWLILMPSDRWSNKLTYDFNNKGWSSNSYIAAEWATVYKPRVPGPESGMQDYKAPPDAYSLMNIWVGTTIQAKHWPLTIMVGVQNLFNKAYREYMNSFRYYANDMGRNISIHLKIPFQNFYN; via the coding sequence GTGAACAAGCTTTTATTAGCTGTTATACTGGCATTACTGTCGGTAGCAGCTGGCGCGCAGCCTTGTAGCCTTGTGCTTACAGGTCATGTAATTGACAGTGATAGTAAGGAAAAGTTGACGGCAGCAACCGTTGTCATCAGGGAAACGGGGCAGCAGGCATTTACCGATGACAATGGCGATTTCGTTTTTACACGGCTTTGCGCCGGTAACTATATGATCGAAGTAAGGCATGTCGGTTGCGATACGCTTCATCAGCCTGTAAGGCTCACCGCCAACGCACATATCGACCTTGCGCTGCCTCATATGCGACATAACCTGGCAGGCGTAGTAGTAGCCGCCCAAACAACGCCAGCCATTGCAGGATTCAGTCAGCAGCTGGCAGGGCGAAGCCTCGAAGAAACACGTGGCCTCTCTCTTGCACAGGCATTGAGCAGGATCAATGGCGTTAGCATGTTCAGTACCGGTTCAACCATCGCCAAACCCGTTATTCATGGCCTGCATAGTAACCGTATCCTCACCATCAACAACGGCGTCAGGCAGGAAGGACAGCAATGGGGAAATGAACATGCCCCGGAAATAGACACCTACCTGGCCGATAAACTGACCGTGATCAAAGGTGTCGATGAATTGAAATACGGCTCCGACGCCATCGGTGGAGTGATCCTGGTTGACCCCAGGCCATTACGCCGCCTCCCGGGATGGGCCGGAGAATGGAATACAGGCTACTTTTCCAACTATAGAGGATATGTTGTTTCAGGTATCATCGAACAACAGCTCGAAAATAACCCCGCACTTGCATGGCGTATACAGGGCACATTTAAACAGAATGGTAACGTGGCAACTCCGGGTTATCGCCTGAATAACACAGCACTGAAAGAACTGAACTTCTCAGCTACCGCCGAATGGAGAAAAGAACACTACCACATACAAGCCTACTTCAGTCAGTTCTCTACAGATCTTGGTTTGTTCACCGGCTCTCATACCACCTCCGTTACCGACCTTAAAACAGCTATCGCACAAAGCAAACCCAACGACGTCTTCCTGGGTGAGCAAACATATGCGATTCAAAGACCCAGGCAGGAAGTGCTCCACCGCCTGTTCAAATTATCGGGAGCGTTTACCAGGAACAGGCACCAGTTTAAAGCTACACTGGCCGCTCAGTATAATAACAGGAAAGAATACGATATCGTACGCGACAGGCAGAAAACGACACCCGAAGTCAACCTCCGCATTCTCACATTGTCCGAAGAGTTGGCATGGGAGCATCCCCAAACAGGTAACTTCAAAGGAACCGCTGGCCTCTCTTTCATGCAGCAAAAGAACGCATACTCAGGACGCTACCTGATACCAAACTATTTCTCGTATACCACAGGCGCCTACTGGATCGAAAAATGGAGCCGTAAAAAACTGGGCATAGAAGCAGGCGCGCGATTCGATTATAAGAATATCGATACAAAACGCATCCAGTACAACCAGTCCGAGATCAACCATAACTTCTCCTTTTCTACCCTGGCGGGCTCATTGAATACGCATTATGCATTTACAGACAATTTCAAAACAAATCTCAATGTTTCCCTGTCCTCCCGCGCACCTCATGTGAATGAACTGCTCGTTGCCGGCATACACGGCGGCGCAGGTATTTATGAAATAGGAGATATGAACCTGAAAACCGAGCAGTCCTTTAATACCAGCCTGGGCCTGTCTTACACTACTCCCGGTAAAAAATTCTCTACGGAGGTGAATATCTATTATAACCACATCAACAACTTTATCTACACCCAGCCAATGGCCAACGACTCTATGGTAACCATCACAGGCACATTCCCGTTATTTAGATACAGGCAAACAAACGCCATCTTAAAAGGACTCGATGCCTCGGTTATATGGAAACTAACAAAAGGCTTCGAATGGAATTCCAGACTCGCACTGCTGAGAGCACGTAACACGCAGATCAGCGATTGGCTGATCCTGATGCCTTCCGATAGATGGAGTAATAAACTTACATACGACTTTAACAATAAAGGTTGGTCCAGCAACAGTTATATCGCCGCCGAATGGGCAACAGTGTACAAACCAAGAGTACCCGGACCGGAAAGCGGTATGCAGGATTATAAGGCGCCGCCCGATGCCTACTCCCTGATGAACATCTGGGTGGGAACCACAATACAGGCAAAACACTGGCCCTTAACAATAATGGTAGGCGTACAAAATCTCTTTAATAAAGCCTACCGCGAGTACATGAACAGCTTCCGCTACTATGCCAACGATATGGGAAGGAATATTAGTATTCACCTGAAAATACCTTTTCAGAATTTTTATAATTAA
- a CDS encoding helix-turn-helix domain-containing protein, translating to MVTESLEEFYKKKMNWLPDNLKQDIGHFNVFRLEDCIGAHGTPVVYSRRDFYKISLMRGKNLYHYANKSIEIDGPTLIFFNHHIPYNWEPLSDEQTGYFCIFKEAFFSEKLRGNMNDLPMFAPGGKPAYPLNQTQEAYVVAVFHKMKEEIGSDYKYKYDLIRNYVTELMHYALKIQPSETLYHHADANARITAIFTELLERQFPIESPAQRFTLRSAKDFADQLAVHVNHLNRAIKVTTGKTTTHHISERVASEAKMLLRHTNWNISEISYTLGFEEPAHFNNFFKKHTTLTPSAFRIA from the coding sequence ATGGTAACCGAATCTCTCGAAGAGTTTTATAAGAAAAAAATGAACTGGCTGCCCGATAACCTCAAACAGGATATCGGACACTTCAACGTGTTCCGGCTCGAAGACTGTATAGGCGCACACGGAACGCCCGTTGTATATAGCCGCAGGGATTTCTATAAGATCAGCCTTATGAGAGGAAAAAACCTCTATCATTACGCCAATAAAAGCATAGAGATCGACGGACCTACACTCATTTTCTTCAATCACCATATCCCCTACAACTGGGAACCCCTGAGCGACGAACAAACGGGTTATTTCTGCATCTTTAAAGAAGCTTTCTTCTCCGAAAAACTCCGTGGCAACATGAACGATTTACCTATGTTCGCCCCCGGAGGCAAACCGGCATATCCGCTGAACCAAACTCAGGAAGCATACGTGGTCGCTGTCTTTCATAAAATGAAAGAAGAAATAGGTTCCGACTATAAATACAAATACGATCTTATCAGGAACTACGTAACAGAGCTAATGCACTATGCTTTAAAGATCCAACCCTCCGAAACGCTTTACCATCATGCCGATGCAAATGCCCGCATCACAGCTATCTTTACCGAGCTGCTCGAACGCCAGTTCCCTATAGAATCTCCTGCGCAGCGCTTTACGCTTCGCTCTGCAAAAGACTTTGCCGACCAGCTGGCAGTACACGTTAACCACCTTAACCGCGCCATCAAAGTCACTACAGGTAAAACAACAACGCATCACATCTCCGAACGTGTTGCCTCCGAAGCCAAAATGCTCCTGCGCCACACCAACTGGAATATCTCCGAAATAAGCTACACGCTTGGTTTCGAAGAACCTGCACACTTTAATAATTTCTTTAAGAAACACACCACGTTAACGCCCTCCGCATTCCGTATCGCCTGA
- a CDS encoding pirin family protein: MSNINLIIEERPTNLGNFMVGRLLPFRDKRMVGPFVFIDHMGPVRMNERENFDVGPHPHIGLSTLTYLFEGNIMHRDTLGSEIEIVPGQVNWMTAGKGIVHSERTPGYLRHSDKFLHGLQIWVALPKELEQMEPAFFHVEGDAIPHWEQDGVSYKLIAGEVMGHRSPIPVYSPLYLLELKTKERKTINIGSSLFGEVGMYILEGSIENDGNKYEPKRILVAKETALCSFVMEAGTTVYLFGGTPFPEERHIYWNFVASDIALIKKAKEDWAAHRFPLINGDNDYIPLPEQSPSVHLKK, translated from the coding sequence ATGTCCAACATCAATCTCATCATCGAAGAACGTCCCACAAATCTGGGGAATTTTATGGTAGGCCGCTTGCTGCCTTTCCGTGATAAAAGAATGGTAGGCCCTTTTGTATTTATAGATCATATGGGACCCGTGCGTATGAACGAAAGAGAAAATTTTGACGTTGGCCCGCATCCGCATATTGGCCTTTCTACACTCACTTATCTCTTCGAAGGCAATATTATGCACCGCGATACGCTTGGCTCAGAGATCGAAATTGTACCAGGACAGGTTAACTGGATGACAGCCGGAAAAGGTATTGTTCATTCCGAAAGAACGCCCGGATACCTCAGACATTCCGATAAGTTTTTACATGGACTCCAGATCTGGGTGGCCTTGCCAAAAGAACTGGAACAAATGGAACCGGCTTTCTTTCACGTAGAAGGCGATGCTATCCCCCATTGGGAGCAGGATGGTGTTTCATATAAGCTGATCGCAGGTGAAGTCATGGGCCATCGTTCTCCAATCCCCGTTTATAGTCCCTTATACCTCCTCGAACTGAAAACAAAAGAACGTAAGACCATCAACATAGGTAGCTCGTTGTTTGGCGAAGTGGGTATGTATATCCTCGAAGGCAGCATAGAAAACGATGGTAATAAATATGAACCAAAGCGTATTCTCGTAGCAAAAGAAACAGCGCTGTGCTCCTTCGTTATGGAAGCAGGTACAACAGTTTACCTCTTCGGTGGCACTCCCTTTCCGGAAGAAAGGCATATCTACTGGAACTTTGTTGCTTCCGATATTGCATTGATAAAAAAGGCAAAAGAGGATTGGGCCGCCCATCGCTTCCCGCTGATAAATGGCGATAACGACTATATTCCCTTGCCGGAACAATCGCCCTCGGTCCATCTGAAAAAGTAA
- a CDS encoding SDR family oxidoreductase, with protein sequence MNNNNVWFVTGASKGLGRSLVKHLLEQGFKVAATSRRKEDLEEAIGGHDNFLPLKVDLTAESEVRDAIGQTIEKFGSVSIVVNNAGYGQLGSLEELTDAEARENFNVNVFGTLNVIRQVMPFLREQGRGHIFNISSIGGFYGNFPGWGIYCATKFAVNGLTESLAEEIKAFGIKATVVEPGYFRTSFLASGSLATPANEIDAYKAVRESQDMHRNLNGSQAGDPDKAALALIRVAAQEEAPLHLFLGQDAYNMAQLKIQTLQENIEKWKAVTVSTGFEN encoded by the coding sequence ATGAATAACAACAACGTATGGTTTGTAACAGGAGCTTCTAAAGGTTTAGGTCGCTCCCTTGTAAAACACCTGCTCGAACAGGGTTTTAAAGTGGCTGCCACCTCCCGCAGAAAAGAGGATCTCGAAGAGGCAATTGGTGGTCACGACAACTTCCTGCCGCTTAAAGTAGATCTTACAGCAGAAAGCGAAGTGCGCGACGCAATCGGTCAAACAATCGAAAAATTCGGAAGTGTCAGCATAGTGGTGAACAACGCAGGCTACGGCCAGCTCGGTAGCCTCGAAGAATTAACCGATGCCGAAGCACGTGAAAACTTCAACGTAAACGTGTTTGGAACACTGAATGTGATAAGGCAGGTAATGCCTTTCCTGAGAGAACAGGGTAGAGGACATATCTTCAATATTTCTTCTATCGGTGGTTTTTATGGCAATTTCCCCGGCTGGGGCATTTACTGCGCAACCAAATTTGCAGTGAATGGCTTAACCGAATCCCTCGCCGAAGAAATAAAAGCCTTCGGCATAAAAGCAACGGTAGTGGAACCAGGGTATTTCCGCACCAGCTTCCTCGCCTCCGGTTCTCTTGCTACACCTGCTAATGAAATAGATGCCTATAAGGCCGTAAGAGAAAGCCAGGATATGCACCGGAACTTAAATGGAAGCCAGGCAGGTGACCCCGATAAAGCAGCGCTCGCGCTTATCCGGGTGGCCGCACAGGAAGAAGCCCCCTTGCATCTCTTCCTCGGACAGGATGCCTACAACATGGCCCAATTGAAAATCCAGACTTTACAGGAGAATATAGAGAAATGGAAAGCAGTAACAGTATCTACAGGATTTGAAAACTAG